The Leucobacter viscericola genome includes a window with the following:
- a CDS encoding aldehyde dehydrogenase family protein, whose product MYTYDSLLEAITPKSGETRDVFDPATGELIGKAPVNTTADVDRAIDTAVSHQASWAGLSNDERVAYLHKAADAVEANSEALVAILSREQGKPLNGPNARFEVGACVTWLRVTADTPLPVETVIDDGQTFAEMHYRPLGTVGAITPWNWPMMIAIWQIAPSLRMGNTVLQKPSEYTTLSGLALNFILNTALPEGVLNTVVGAGDLGAHIVASEKIDKIMFTGSTRTGKRIVEASSGNLKRLTLELGGNDAGIVLDDVDPQAIAEGLFWGAFINTGQTCAALKRLYVPDSIYDDVVSALADFAAKVPMGIGLDENNALGPLQNEMQFNVVDRLVEAAKASGARVVLGGNPDRDAAGYFYPTTLIADIDPSNELVVEEQFGPALPIIRYSTVDEAVRLANELEVGLGGSVWSSDRDRAREVAARVEAGTVWINSHGTIHPAVPFGGAKQSGYGQEFGTAGLKSVSQPQVIQG is encoded by the coding sequence ATGTACACCTACGACAGCCTCCTCGAGGCCATCACCCCGAAGTCGGGCGAGACCCGCGACGTCTTTGACCCGGCCACGGGCGAACTCATCGGCAAGGCACCGGTGAACACCACCGCCGACGTTGACCGCGCGATCGACACGGCGGTCTCCCACCAGGCGAGCTGGGCGGGGCTCAGCAACGACGAGCGCGTCGCTTACCTCCACAAGGCCGCCGATGCCGTGGAGGCGAACTCCGAGGCACTCGTTGCTATCCTCTCTCGAGAGCAGGGCAAACCGCTCAACGGACCAAACGCCCGCTTCGAGGTGGGTGCCTGTGTCACCTGGCTGCGTGTCACCGCCGACACTCCCCTGCCGGTTGAAACCGTCATCGACGACGGCCAGACCTTCGCCGAGATGCACTACCGCCCGCTGGGTACGGTCGGTGCCATCACCCCCTGGAACTGGCCCATGATGATCGCCATCTGGCAGATCGCCCCCTCACTGCGCATGGGCAATACCGTCCTGCAGAAGCCGTCGGAGTACACGACACTCTCGGGCCTCGCGCTCAACTTCATTCTGAACACGGCCCTGCCCGAGGGTGTGTTGAACACCGTGGTCGGGGCGGGCGACCTCGGCGCCCACATCGTCGCGAGCGAGAAGATCGACAAGATCATGTTCACGGGTTCAACCCGCACAGGTAAGCGAATCGTCGAGGCGAGCTCGGGCAACCTGAAGCGCCTGACTCTGGAGCTCGGCGGCAACGACGCGGGCATCGTGCTCGACGACGTGGATCCGCAGGCCATCGCCGAAGGCCTCTTCTGGGGCGCCTTCATCAACACCGGGCAGACCTGCGCCGCGCTCAAGCGGCTCTACGTGCCCGACTCGATCTACGACGACGTCGTGTCGGCGCTCGCAGACTTCGCCGCGAAGGTTCCCATGGGCATCGGCCTCGACGAGAACAACGCGCTCGGCCCGCTGCAGAACGAGATGCAGTTCAACGTGGTGGATCGCCTTGTCGAAGCAGCTAAGGCTTCGGGTGCACGGGTTGTGCTCGGCGGCAATCCGGATCGCGACGCGGCCGGTTACTTCTACCCCACCACGCTGATTGCAGACATCGACCCCAGCAACGAGCTCGTGGTCGAGGAGCAGTTTGGGCCCGCGCTGCCGATCATTCGCTACTCGACGGTCGACGAGGCGGTCCGCCTCGCCAACGAGCTTGAGGTGGGCCTCGGCGGCTCGGTGTGGTCGTCGGATCGGGATCGCGCGCGTGAGGTCGCCGCCCGCGTTGAGGCTGGCACCGTGTGGATCAACTCGCACGGCACCATCCACCCCGCAGTGCCGTTCGGCGGCGCAAAGCAGTCGGGTTACGGCCAAGAGTTTGGGACTGCCGGATTGAAGTCGGTGTCGCAGCCGCAGGTCATTCAGGGTTAG
- a CDS encoding APC family permease — translation MTETSQTQLARNQLGVPAIVFLVLAAVAPVTVGIVVLPLAISHGNGGGTPVAVIIVALALLLFAIGYAQMTKELTNAGGFYAIVVKGLGRPAGLITGLIATIGYNVFVAGALGTIGFFTGAVALPMIFGIELNWYLCGFVLFTVVFLLARSGIHVSAIVLGVALVLEIILLLSFAFSVLIQTGFDMQAFTLAFSPEVLVGGSIWIGLLLVATAFIGFEATALFGEEARDPRKTIPRATYVAIIVIGLLHAFAGWAIVSALGVKDAQAQGLAHEENGDLTLMLIEKYLGPVMGMIAVILLVVSLFAAQLAFHNSAARYLYALGRARVLPRWLATTNVKGAPQRALAVNYLFGLVIAAIFVVAVDTDMPPIFTLVPVGLGFGTLSIMIVQAIAALAVVVYFRRKRDPRWWSTFIAPGIGFLALLTFSVMALLNFDLVAGSDAIYVVVLPWVLVAAVVGGLLYALYLKTKRPKIYEGLDEDLESFTELPEDAHMFVE, via the coding sequence ATGACTGAAACCTCTCAGACTCAACTCGCGCGAAATCAATTGGGTGTCCCAGCGATCGTCTTTCTTGTGCTTGCCGCGGTTGCTCCGGTGACCGTCGGGATCGTGGTGCTGCCACTCGCGATCTCCCACGGCAATGGCGGTGGCACCCCCGTGGCCGTCATTATCGTGGCGCTCGCCCTGCTGCTCTTTGCCATCGGCTACGCCCAGATGACCAAGGAACTGACAAACGCTGGTGGCTTCTACGCGATTGTAGTGAAGGGACTCGGGCGGCCCGCGGGCCTTATCACCGGGCTCATCGCAACGATCGGCTACAACGTGTTTGTTGCGGGCGCTCTGGGAACCATCGGCTTCTTCACCGGGGCCGTGGCGCTGCCGATGATCTTCGGGATTGAGTTGAACTGGTACCTCTGCGGGTTTGTGCTGTTTACCGTGGTCTTTTTGCTTGCCCGATCCGGCATCCACGTGAGTGCGATTGTGCTCGGAGTCGCACTCGTGCTGGAGATCATCCTGCTGCTGTCGTTCGCGTTTTCGGTGTTGATTCAGACCGGATTCGACATGCAGGCGTTTACGCTGGCGTTCAGTCCGGAGGTGCTTGTGGGCGGATCTATCTGGATCGGCCTGCTGCTCGTGGCAACCGCGTTTATCGGCTTCGAGGCCACGGCGCTCTTTGGTGAGGAGGCGCGCGATCCTCGCAAAACCATTCCCCGCGCCACCTACGTCGCCATCATCGTTATTGGCCTGCTGCACGCGTTTGCAGGCTGGGCGATTGTGAGCGCACTCGGCGTAAAAGATGCGCAGGCGCAGGGTCTCGCCCACGAGGAAAACGGTGATCTCACCCTCATGCTGATCGAGAAGTATCTTGGGCCGGTGATGGGCATGATCGCGGTGATTCTGCTCGTTGTGAGCCTGTTCGCGGCGCAGCTCGCGTTCCACAACTCGGCCGCGCGGTACCTGTACGCCCTGGGACGCGCCAGGGTGCTGCCGCGCTGGCTCGCGACGACCAACGTGAAGGGAGCGCCACAGCGCGCCCTCGCGGTGAACTACCTGTTCGGGCTCGTGATCGCCGCGATCTTCGTAGTTGCGGTCGACACCGATATGCCGCCGATCTTCACGCTGGTGCCCGTCGGGCTTGGCTTTGGCACCCTCTCGATCATGATCGTGCAGGCAATCGCGGCGCTCGCCGTTGTTGTGTACTTCCGTCGCAAGCGGGATCCACGCTGGTGGAGCACTTTCATTGCGCCCGGCATTGGGTTCCTGGCGCTGCTCACCTTCAGCGTCATGGCCCTGCTGAACTTCGATCTGGTTGCCGGTTCCGACGCGATCTACGTTGTTGTGCTGCCGTGGGTGCTTGTGGCCGCGGTGGTTGGTGGGCTGCTGTATGCGCTGTATCTCAAGACGAAGCGGCCCAAGATCTACGAGGGGCTCGATGAAGATCTTGAGAGTTTCACGGAGCTGCCCGAGGACGCGCACATGTTTGTTGAGTAG
- a CDS encoding ABC transporter substrate-binding protein, with protein sequence MRLIKLGSITIAASAALALTLTGCTDASKEAANDTKTSESPKLPTETISTLKADPALEALLPANVKTAGTLNVATDPTYAPFEVYADDNKTVVGLDADLAESLGQLLGLKVTFVPSGFDNIIPGLSSGKYDMAMSAFSVTDERKQNADFVVYHQSGSGVAVPTGNPKKLSMDPMTLCGKTIGAEKGSTQGMEIMPDFNKQCEAAGKESIDIKLFPGTDKAITALSSGRVEGVVSGATGLGYQAKITGAFDLAEGGDYEPKPTGLVLPKGSDLTPAITAAMEKLVTEKPYHEAFQKWGINDSNEVTPAQVPVK encoded by the coding sequence ATGCGCCTCATCAAACTTGGTTCCATCACAATCGCCGCTTCCGCAGCGCTCGCCCTCACCCTCACGGGTTGCACCGACGCGTCAAAAGAAGCGGCCAACGACACAAAGACGTCGGAATCCCCGAAGCTTCCCACGGAGACCATTTCAACACTCAAGGCTGATCCGGCACTTGAGGCACTTCTCCCCGCAAACGTCAAGACGGCAGGCACGCTCAACGTTGCCACCGATCCGACCTACGCACCGTTCGAGGTGTACGCCGACGACAACAAGACCGTCGTGGGCCTCGACGCGGACCTCGCTGAATCACTCGGCCAGTTGCTCGGGCTGAAGGTCACCTTCGTACCCTCGGGTTTCGACAACATCATTCCGGGACTGTCGTCTGGCAAGTACGACATGGCCATGTCTGCATTCTCCGTCACCGATGAGCGCAAGCAGAACGCCGACTTCGTCGTTTACCACCAGTCGGGCAGCGGCGTCGCCGTGCCGACAGGCAACCCCAAGAAGCTCTCGATGGATCCGATGACCCTCTGCGGCAAGACGATTGGCGCGGAGAAGGGCAGCACGCAGGGCATGGAGATTATGCCCGACTTCAACAAGCAGTGTGAGGCCGCGGGCAAAGAATCCATCGACATCAAGCTCTTCCCCGGCACCGACAAGGCCATCACGGCTCTCTCCTCGGGCCGCGTAGAGGGTGTTGTGTCTGGCGCCACCGGACTCGGCTACCAGGCCAAGATCACCGGTGCGTTCGACCTGGCAGAGGGCGGCGACTACGAGCCGAAGCCCACCGGCCTGGTTCTACCCAAGGGCTCCGACCTCACCCCCGCGATCACCGCGGCCATGGAGAAGCTCGTCACCGAGAAGCCGTACCACGAGGCCTTCCAGAAGTGGGGCATCAACGACAGCAACGAGGTCACGCCGGCTCAGGTTCCGGTCAAGTAA
- a CDS encoding APC family permease: MSAHETTQQAPHDPGLSRRTLGVPSITLMIVAASAPLTVVAGGVTTSFAVTGSLGVPLGFLLIAVILTVFAVGYTAMGRFITNAGAFYAYVAQGLGRPLGVGGSLVALVAYNAMQVGIYGLFGFQLSAFIEAKTGFASPWWVWVLLCIVVVGVLGVNRVDLSAKVLGTLVALEFVAVILFDIVSFKTAPEGISTAALNPSALFGPALGIILVFGVAAFMGFESGAIYGEEAKDPKRTVPRATYLAVALIGLFYAFSAWAFSVGIGPSQIVAASQESGPDLMFVFMTDRTSVIISDIMSILFITSLFAALQAFHNAVARYLYSLGREGVVSHKFSHTSKAGAPWAGSVAQSVIALVIVVGFALAGDAFGGAEAMFGDSAFLFPVLTMFTWLTNTGAAGLVLLMSLTAFAVIGFFRKRPAKLSVWTTVIAPALSGVLLAAMFVAILANFPLMLGQKEPDLTTFLLPGLIIAAFVIGVVWALVLRAKSPKLYSQIGHGTEPGAYGTAMIDVVGVEEVGAP, translated from the coding sequence ATGAGCGCTCACGAAACCACGCAGCAAGCTCCCCACGATCCAGGACTCAGTCGACGCACGCTGGGAGTGCCCTCGATTACCCTGATGATCGTTGCAGCGTCCGCCCCACTGACCGTTGTTGCGGGTGGTGTCACCACCTCCTTTGCTGTCACCGGCTCACTGGGTGTGCCGCTCGGCTTCCTCCTGATCGCCGTAATCCTGACCGTCTTCGCGGTCGGCTACACCGCCATGGGTCGCTTCATCACCAACGCCGGCGCCTTCTACGCCTACGTGGCACAGGGCCTCGGCCGCCCGCTCGGGGTCGGCGGCTCCCTCGTCGCGCTCGTGGCGTACAACGCGATGCAGGTTGGCATCTACGGCCTGTTCGGCTTCCAGCTATCGGCGTTCATCGAGGCAAAGACCGGCTTCGCGTCTCCCTGGTGGGTGTGGGTGCTGCTGTGCATCGTGGTGGTGGGTGTGCTCGGCGTCAATCGTGTCGATCTCTCCGCAAAGGTGCTCGGCACACTCGTGGCACTCGAGTTTGTTGCGGTCATTCTGTTCGACATCGTCTCGTTCAAGACCGCCCCCGAGGGCATCTCAACCGCGGCGCTCAACCCGAGTGCACTCTTCGGGCCGGCACTCGGCATCATTCTTGTGTTTGGTGTCGCAGCCTTTATGGGATTCGAGAGCGGCGCAATTTACGGTGAAGAGGCGAAGGATCCAAAGCGCACCGTGCCGCGGGCGACCTACCTTGCTGTAGCCCTCATCGGACTGTTCTACGCCTTCAGTGCGTGGGCATTTTCGGTCGGGATCGGCCCGTCCCAGATCGTCGCGGCTTCGCAGGAGTCTGGCCCCGACCTCATGTTCGTCTTCATGACGGACCGCACGAGCGTCATCATCTCCGACATCATGTCGATCCTCTTCATCACGAGCCTTTTCGCCGCACTGCAGGCGTTCCACAACGCCGTCGCGCGCTACCTCTACTCGCTGGGCCGCGAGGGTGTGGTCTCCCACAAGTTCAGCCACACCAGCAAGGCGGGCGCACCCTGGGCCGGTTCCGTCGCCCAGTCCGTAATCGCGCTCGTCATCGTTGTTGGTTTCGCTCTCGCCGGCGATGCCTTCGGAGGCGCCGAGGCCATGTTTGGCGACTCTGCCTTCCTTTTCCCGGTGCTCACCATGTTCACCTGGCTCACAAACACGGGTGCCGCTGGGCTCGTGCTCCTCATGTCACTTACCGCGTTTGCGGTCATTGGGTTCTTCCGCAAGCGTCCCGCCAAGCTGAGCGTGTGGACCACGGTCATTGCCCCCGCGCTCTCGGGAGTGCTGCTTGCCGCGATGTTCGTGGCGATCCTCGCCAACTTCCCGCTGATGCTGGGCCAGAAGGAACCTGACCTCACCACGTTCCTACTGCCGGGCCTCATCATCGCAGCCTTTGTCATCGGCGTTGTCTGGGCCTTGGTCTTGCGCGCGAAGAGCCCCAAGCTCTACAGCCAGATCGGCCACGGCACGGAGCCGGGCGCCTACGGCACCGCGATGATCGACGTGGTCGGGGTCGAAGAGGTGGGGGCGCCGTAG
- a CDS encoding primary-amine oxidase, with the protein MAHTPDASHTHGKRVSTPISAQHPLDPLNEAEITRVRSILENAGYLTEHVRMAMLLPLDPPKSEVASWKPGASLERRAVVTLLDRSNAEHSEVKVSITKGSVEDHRVLPTGEAPYGQAAILMEEFYEVGEIVKASPEWRAAMERRGLSEFIDGCFCSPLAPGYFGKDDEMGRRFVRSFTYLIPNEGDSPWAHPVEGLIVRVDLTNHSVIDVYDEGDVPTPMQHGNYNLDAQGPARTSLKPIDITMPEGPSFSVDGNIVEWESWKLHVGFNAREGLVLNNVSWRDGGEDRPVLTRASVPEMVVPYGDTDETRYWISYFDAGEYLLGRSANSLALGCDCLGVIHYFDGFVNDDLGNAVKIPQVICMHEEDYGIQWKHTDLDGKTDTRRSRRLVISYFATVGNYDYGFFWYLYLDGSIQFEAKATGVVFAGAGIPGSDNRYNTEVSPGIFTPVHQHIFSARLDVAIDGEDNTINEIEAVQIPTGPDNPRGNAFTWSHTQLKTEQQAQRMANGAMSRVWEVASAHRKNHVGKPTAYWLIPEGKSALLAQPDSSVYARANFATKHLWGTRFAEDELYPAGQYPNSNAGWAGLPTWTKADRSLDGEDIVLWHSFGPTHFPRTEDWPVMPVDYSGFWFKPHGFLDQNPTMNLPEDSRSSCAMSEDGCCSAGACGCCSGEECKCSNPNCDCGK; encoded by the coding sequence ATGGCACACACCCCAGATGCGTCGCACACACACGGCAAGCGTGTGAGCACGCCAATTTCGGCGCAGCACCCGCTCGATCCGCTCAACGAGGCAGAGATTACTCGGGTGCGCAGCATCCTTGAGAACGCTGGTTATCTGACGGAGCACGTTCGTATGGCGATGCTGCTTCCGCTCGATCCGCCGAAGAGTGAGGTCGCTTCGTGGAAACCCGGTGCATCACTCGAGCGTCGAGCCGTTGTCACACTGCTCGATCGCTCGAACGCCGAGCACTCAGAGGTGAAGGTGTCGATCACCAAGGGCAGTGTTGAGGACCACCGCGTGCTGCCCACTGGTGAGGCCCCCTACGGCCAGGCGGCCATTCTCATGGAGGAGTTCTATGAAGTGGGTGAGATCGTCAAGGCGTCACCCGAGTGGCGCGCAGCGATGGAGCGCCGTGGGCTCTCCGAGTTCATCGACGGTTGCTTCTGCTCACCGCTCGCGCCGGGCTATTTCGGCAAGGACGACGAGATGGGGCGTCGGTTTGTGCGCTCGTTCACGTACCTGATCCCAAACGAGGGAGACAGCCCGTGGGCACACCCCGTTGAGGGACTCATCGTACGTGTCGACCTCACGAACCACAGCGTCATCGATGTCTACGACGAGGGTGACGTGCCCACCCCAATGCAGCACGGCAACTACAACCTCGACGCCCAGGGTCCCGCCCGCACATCGCTGAAGCCGATCGACATCACGATGCCCGAGGGCCCGAGCTTTTCGGTCGACGGCAACATCGTCGAGTGGGAAAGCTGGAAGCTGCACGTTGGCTTCAACGCGCGTGAGGGTCTCGTGCTCAATAACGTGTCGTGGCGAGACGGCGGTGAGGATCGCCCGGTGCTCACCCGGGCGAGCGTGCCCGAGATGGTGGTGCCCTACGGCGACACCGACGAAACTCGCTACTGGATCAGCTACTTCGACGCCGGCGAGTACCTGCTCGGTCGCAGCGCAAACTCACTCGCGCTGGGTTGCGACTGCCTCGGCGTGATCCACTACTTCGACGGGTTCGTCAACGATGACCTGGGCAACGCTGTCAAGATTCCCCAGGTCATCTGCATGCACGAGGAGGACTACGGCATCCAGTGGAAGCACACGGATCTTGACGGCAAGACCGACACACGCCGCAGCCGCCGCCTGGTCATTAGCTACTTCGCGACGGTCGGCAACTACGACTACGGCTTCTTCTGGTACCTGTACCTCGACGGCTCGATCCAGTTTGAGGCGAAGGCAACCGGTGTTGTGTTTGCGGGAGCGGGCATTCCAGGCAGCGACAACCGCTACAACACCGAGGTCTCCCCCGGCATCTTCACGCCCGTGCACCAGCACATCTTCTCGGCCCGCCTCGACGTCGCGATCGACGGCGAAGACAACACGATTAACGAGATCGAGGCTGTGCAGATTCCGACGGGCCCCGACAACCCGCGCGGCAACGCGTTCACCTGGTCGCACACCCAATTGAAGACCGAGCAGCAAGCGCAACGCATGGCAAACGGCGCGATGAGTCGAGTGTGGGAGGTCGCCAGCGCACACCGCAAGAACCACGTGGGCAAACCAACCGCCTACTGGTTGATTCCCGAGGGCAAGTCCGCGCTGCTCGCGCAGCCCGACTCCTCCGTATACGCGCGCGCCAACTTCGCGACGAAGCACCTGTGGGGCACCCGGTTTGCCGAGGACGAGCTGTACCCCGCGGGTCAGTACCCCAACTCCAACGCGGGATGGGCGGGTCTTCCCACCTGGACCAAGGCGGACCGCAGCCTCGACGGCGAAGACATCGTGCTCTGGCACTCCTTCGGGCCAACACACTTTCCGCGCACGGAAGACTGGCCGGTTATGCCCGTCGACTACTCGGGATTCTGGTTCAAGCCGCACGGCTTTCTCGACCAAAACCCCACGATGAATCTGCCAGAGGACTCCCGCTCGTCGTGCGCCATGTCAGAGGACGGCTGCTGCTCCGCCGGAGCCTGCGGCTGCTGCTCCGGTGAAGAGTGCAAGTGCAGCAATCCGAACTGCGACTGCGGCAAGTAG
- a CDS encoding helix-turn-helix domain-containing protein, producing the protein MQRTHDAASAVVRTEDLSTYQQTVDNSFVPLKITPEPDGPFAASLRGVGAGDVAFTEVHSMPQVVERTRENISRGGSGFYKVSLLLAGSGMLIQDGREVIMNPGDISFYDTSQPYSLVFGEQFRNLIMMFPKDRLEFPEQFTASLTAVSLGDEHPLAQVVADFISKSSPHLHLLPAAARHKLAHTSIELFTSVLSAVFDSETIAQDPHQAMRQRIYDYIRTNLASHDLSPGSIAAANYISTRHLHALFQETGTSVSAWIKERRLERCRADLLDPALAHRGVAAIAANWGFTDAAHFSRNFRAAYGDSPTALRQRG; encoded by the coding sequence ATGCAGCGCACACACGACGCAGCATCCGCGGTGGTGCGCACCGAAGATCTCAGCACGTATCAACAGACCGTCGACAACTCGTTTGTGCCGCTCAAGATCACGCCCGAACCCGATGGGCCGTTTGCAGCGTCTCTGAGAGGTGTTGGGGCGGGTGATGTTGCCTTCACCGAGGTGCACTCGATGCCGCAGGTGGTCGAGCGCACGCGGGAGAACATCTCCCGCGGCGGTAGCGGCTTCTACAAGGTGAGCCTGCTACTGGCCGGTTCGGGGATGCTCATTCAAGACGGCCGCGAGGTCATTATGAACCCCGGCGACATCTCGTTCTACGACACCTCACAGCCGTACTCGCTGGTGTTCGGCGAGCAGTTTCGCAATCTCATCATGATGTTCCCGAAGGATCGCCTCGAGTTTCCGGAACAGTTCACGGCGTCGCTCACGGCTGTCTCCCTGGGCGATGAGCACCCGCTCGCGCAGGTGGTGGCCGACTTCATCTCGAAGTCCTCACCCCACCTGCACCTGCTGCCCGCCGCTGCGCGCCACAAGCTCGCGCACACCAGCATCGAACTTTTTACCTCTGTGCTCTCCGCGGTGTTCGATTCCGAAACGATCGCACAGGATCCTCACCAGGCCATGCGGCAACGCATCTACGACTACATTCGCACCAACCTGGCCTCGCACGACCTGTCGCCGGGAAGCATCGCCGCCGCCAACTACATATCGACGCGGCACCTCCATGCACTGTTCCAAGAGACCGGAACCTCTGTTTCGGCCTGGATCAAGGAGCGTCGACTCGAGCGCTGCCGCGCAGACCTGCTCGACCCCGCGCTCGCGCACCGGGGCGTTGCGGCGATAGCCGCCAACTGGGGATTCACCGACGCCGCACACTTTAGTCGCAACTTTCGCGCGGCCTACGGCGACTCACCGACGGCGCTGCGCCAGCGGGGCTGA
- a CDS encoding M20/M25/M40 family metallo-hydrolase, which produces MIATEMLRRTEAASQAYEKDLAHLVSIDSGSHDAAGVNRVADWVQQRLEELGFETERRTLDPAYGDLLVGRKRGSGSRRIVTFAHMDTVFERGDAAERPFSIDANGMAHGPGVTDDKAGVIAGLHAAAHLLAADADTYGELVLVFTPDEEIGSPVGGAALQQIAEGADAAFCLECARENGDLVVARKGAVDLEITINGVAAHSGIEPERGAHAGLEAAHLTVFLQALADPTQRLTVNVGMLRAGERINIVPDRATMNVEMRAVQKDVLDGALSRLRERAAVPAVAGTSIEVREVDYCAPMEESVAGNALAATALDLAKQLGFEPGLAHTGGVSDANRVAALGVPTLDGLGPVGGGDHSPTEWLDLASVPRRVALLAALIHEASR; this is translated from the coding sequence ATGATTGCGACTGAAATGCTGCGCCGCACCGAAGCTGCCAGCCAAGCTTATGAGAAAGATCTCGCACATCTTGTATCGATCGACTCGGGATCGCACGATGCCGCGGGAGTGAATCGTGTCGCCGACTGGGTGCAGCAGCGCCTCGAAGAGTTGGGGTTTGAAACGGAGCGCCGCACGCTCGATCCCGCCTACGGCGACCTGCTCGTGGGCCGCAAGCGGGGCAGCGGATCGCGCCGCATCGTGACGTTTGCGCACATGGATACGGTGTTTGAGCGCGGCGATGCCGCCGAGCGCCCGTTTTCGATCGACGCCAACGGCATGGCGCACGGCCCCGGGGTGACGGACGACAAGGCGGGGGTCATTGCGGGCCTGCACGCCGCGGCCCACCTTCTTGCAGCGGACGCCGACACCTATGGCGAACTCGTGCTGGTCTTCACCCCCGACGAAGAGATTGGGTCACCCGTTGGCGGCGCTGCGCTGCAACAGATTGCCGAGGGTGCCGATGCGGCTTTCTGTCTCGAGTGCGCCCGCGAAAACGGTGACCTGGTGGTCGCGCGCAAGGGCGCCGTTGACCTCGAAATCACGATCAATGGCGTAGCCGCGCACTCGGGCATCGAGCCCGAGCGCGGCGCACACGCCGGGCTCGAGGCCGCCCACCTCACCGTGTTTCTGCAGGCGCTCGCCGATCCCACCCAGCGGCTCACGGTGAACGTTGGCATGCTGCGCGCGGGCGAGCGGATCAATATCGTTCCGGATCGCGCGACCATGAACGTCGAGATGCGCGCGGTGCAGAAGGACGTGCTTGACGGGGCGCTCTCTCGGTTGCGCGAGCGTGCCGCTGTTCCTGCTGTGGCTGGCACCAGCATTGAGGTGCGCGAGGTTGATTACTGCGCGCCGATGGAGGAGAGTGTGGCGGGCAACGCCCTGGCTGCAACGGCGCTTGATCTGGCGAAGCAGCTCGGTTTTGAGCCTGGCCTTGCGCACACCGGCGGCGTTTCAGATGCGAACCGTGTGGCGGCACTGGGAGTGCCCACTCTTGACGGGCTGGGACCCGTTGGTGGTGGGGATCACAGTCCGACCGAGTGGCTTGACCTCGCCTCGGTGCCCCGCCGGGTGGCTCTGCTCGCCGCGCTGATTCACGAGGCAAGCAGGTAG
- a CDS encoding amino acid ABC transporter permease produces the protein MTSTTLTQPVLDDADYAIANKKHPWRWISGAIILFLFGMLVYSAATNPRFRWDTIGLYLRDTSIAQGIQITLLLTVVCMLLGIVLGVILAVMRLSVNPVVRGAAGFYVFAFRGTPVLVQLLLWYNLAALYPDITFGIPGVHLDANHIVTPLMAAILGLGLNEAAYMSEIVRAGILSVDSGQAEASGALGLNRLQTMVKVVLPQAMRVIIPPTGNETIGMLKNTSLVSVLAVSELLYSTQVIYAKNFQVIPMLIVASIWYIIMTSVFTIGQSWLEKRFSRGSTREVQLSWTERIRKAMRTHDPVATGKVSKP, from the coding sequence ATGACTAGCACCACGCTCACTCAACCAGTTCTCGACGACGCCGACTACGCCATCGCAAACAAGAAGCACCCGTGGCGCTGGATCTCAGGTGCCATCATTCTGTTTCTCTTCGGGATGCTGGTCTACTCGGCAGCAACGAATCCTCGATTCCGCTGGGACACCATCGGCCTGTACCTGAGGGACACGTCGATCGCGCAGGGCATTCAGATCACCCTGCTGCTCACCGTTGTGTGCATGCTGCTCGGGATCGTGCTCGGCGTCATTCTCGCGGTCATGCGCCTGTCGGTGAACCCCGTGGTGCGGGGCGCGGCCGGCTTCTACGTGTTTGCGTTCAGGGGCACCCCTGTGCTCGTGCAGCTGCTGCTCTGGTACAACCTGGCAGCACTGTACCCAGACATCACGTTCGGGATCCCCGGGGTGCACCTTGATGCCAACCACATTGTGACCCCGCTCATGGCCGCGATCCTCGGCCTGGGTCTCAATGAGGCCGCGTACATGTCGGAGATTGTGCGCGCTGGCATTCTCTCGGTCGACTCGGGCCAGGCGGAGGCCTCCGGCGCCCTCGGTCTCAACCGTCTACAGACCATGGTGAAGGTTGTACTGCCGCAGGCCATGCGTGTGATCATCCCGCCAACCGGCAACGAGACGATCGGCATGCTGAAGAACACCTCGCTTGTGAGTGTGCTCGCGGTATCAGAATTGCTGTATTCGACGCAGGTGATCTACGCAAAGAACTTCCAGGTGATCCCGATGCTGATCGTCGCGAGCATCTGGTACATCATTATGACCTCGGTCTTTACAATCGGTCAGTCCTGGCTTGAGAAGCGGTTCTCTCGAGGATCAACCCGTGAGGTGCAGCTCAGCTGGACAGAGCGTATTCGCAAGGCGATGCGCACCCACGATCCCGTAGCGACCGGAAAGGTGAGCAAACCATGA